From Bacteroidota bacterium:
CTGATGGTGAAATTTTTATTGCCTCACCCAACCGATTAAATGATCCTTTTGATTGTAATATTCAGTTTGCATATCAAAAATTTGCAGAAAACGAAGTCCTTGAAAGAAGTTATTTAAACGATATTATTAAAGATCAATTTCCTTATTTTAGTAAAATTCAACACGAAATCGAAGTCAATCGTCTACAAAAGCTACATAAAGACCCAAAGTGGATAGAAGCAGCAACAAAAAACACATATGATCGTTTATCGTCCAAAATTGGTATTGTAAGTTTTAGTGAGTTATATAACAATATTTTAATGTGGTCTCATTATGGAAACTCGCACAAAGGTTTTTGTATTGGAATAAAATCAAGACGTTTTTTATTTGAGAAGGATCGTAAGTGGGGAGGAGGTCCTATTAATTACGTTGATGAATATCCTGTTATTCTTCCTACTACTAGTGATATATCAGACATAACTACTCTATTATTTACAAAACACTCAATGTGGGGATATGAAAAAGAGTACCGCCTAATACGGACAAAAGCTGCCAATACCGTTGAAAAAATATACGAAGATGATATAGCAGAGATAATCATTGGTTACGCCATGAGTGAAAAGAATCAGGATGAGATTATAAAAATAGCTGAATCAAAATATCCTAGTGTACCAATATTCAAAATGAAACCTGCTATATATAAATTTGAATTGATTGCTGAAAAAATTAAGTAAACTATTACCACACAACATTACATAGTCTTCCTTTTATTACTAAACTAAAGCCGCCTTTAATTCTATTTAAAGATATATTTTTACTTGTTATTATTTGCTCATCCCTAATCTATACCCTGTTTAGTTGCAGCAATCCGTTTGTATTGGATAGGATTGCTTCGGAAGACCTCGCTATGACGAAAAGGTTTGTTTGATTATAGTAATCCACCCTCCTTAAACAGTAACAAACTAATTGCACCATCAAAAACATTTTCATGGGGCAATACAATAATTCACACAATACATAAGTTATTTATGTATATTTGACTTATGTATCCAAAAGATCTACTAAAAGGCACTCTGCAACCCATCATCCTAAAACTGCTTGAGGACAACGGCAGAATGTATGGCTACGAAATCACCCAGAAAGTAAAAGACCTTACCTCTGGCAAAATAAACATTACCGAAGGGGCTCTTTACCCCACTTTGCATAAACTTGAAGCCGATGGTGTAGTAAAGACTGAAGAGGAATTTATCGGTAAAAGGGTACGCAAATACTACTCGCTAACCCATGAGGGTACCTCAGTAGCGAGACAACGGGTAGTAGAAGTATCCGATTTTTTTGGCACAATAAGCAGTTTGTTAAACATTAAACCCACAACCTAATGGAGCTTACTACTGAACAAATAGCTTTTATACGTAATGATATTGCACAAAGGGGCATCACTATGCCTGCCCTTGCTGATAGTTTAGTTGACCACATTTGCTGCGCCATTGAAACCGGTACCGAAACAGATTTTACCATCGCCTACCGCAATGCCATTGTTGCCTTTGGTGAAAACGGCCTGCATGAAACCCAACAAAAAACCTTCTTTTTATTAACCTATAAAAAAGTAATCTTTATGAAAGCAACCATGTATTTATTGGCCTACATCGCCGTATTTCTTTGCAGCACAGGTCTACTTTTCAAAATGCAGCACTGGCCCGGTGCATCGATAATGTTTGTGTTGGGTATTGTAATCCTAAACTTAGGCTTCTTGCCACTGTTCTTTTACGATAAGTACAAACGCTCATTGGCCTAATCCTAACTGTATTCCATTCTCAGCGGCGCA
This genomic window contains:
- a CDS encoding DUF2971 domain-containing protein, whose translation is MYNTAMSKKFITSDEIILPEKLYKYRDWNDPYHKKVITDGEIFIASPNRLNDPFDCNIQFAYQKFAENEVLERSYLNDIIKDQFPYFSKIQHEIEVNRLQKLHKDPKWIEAATKNTYDRLSSKIGIVSFSELYNNILMWSHYGNSHKGFCIGIKSRRFLFEKDRKWGGGPINYVDEYPVILPTTSDISDITTLLFTKHSMWGYEKEYRLIRTKAANTVEKIYEDDIAEIIIGYAMSEKNQDEIIKIAESKYPSVPIFKMKPAIYKFELIAEKIK
- a CDS encoding PadR family transcriptional regulator; translated protein: MYPKDLLKGTLQPIILKLLEDNGRMYGYEITQKVKDLTSGKINITEGALYPTLHKLEADGVVKTEEEFIGKRVRKYYSLTHEGTSVARQRVVEVSDFFGTISSLLNIKPTT